The Azospirillum humicireducens DNA segment CAACCTGATGATGTGGATTCTGATCTTCAGCGAGCTTGCGGTGTTCGGCGCGGCTTTCCTGGGGTTCGCGGTCGCCCGCGTGCTGGACCCCGCCACCTTCGCCGCGGGGCAAGCCCATCTCAACGGCACGCTGGGGGCGTTGAACACGATGGTGCTGGTCACCAGCGGCTATCTGGCGGCGCGTGCCGTCGCCGCCGGTCGGCGTGGCGCCGTCAAGCAGGCGCGCCGGACGGCGGCGGTGGCGGCGGCGGTCGGATCGGTATTCCTGGCGGTGAAGGCTGTCGAGTATTCGGCGACGCTGGGCGCCGGGCTGACCATCGACAGCGACAG contains these protein-coding regions:
- a CDS encoding cytochrome c oxidase subunit 3, with the translated sequence MADIEMTGREMTAPQDRPGGLAALPGNLMMWILIFSELAVFGAAFLGFAVARVLDPATFAAGQAHLNGTLGALNTMVLVTSGYLAARAVAAGRRGAVKQARRTAAVAAAVGSVFLAVKAVEYSATLGAGLTIDSDSFFTLYFLLTGFHALHVVLGIVILLLVACSGPETLVENLETGAAFWHMVDLVWVILYPLVYLIR